Proteins from one Mycobacterium sp. SMC-2 genomic window:
- a CDS encoding ABC transporter permease — translation MVHQESTSLVLGPPRYHEGSPRTLVSQTWVQTRRILLRWARDLTTVIEALVLPVLFLLTLNIILGNVISQVTGHSALYGTVPLNALAATINGAAIGAIGLIGERSDGLLRRLWVVPAHRASGALSRLAAEMIRIMITTAVVLGVGMLLGFRFRQGLFASLAWLAVPLIFGLAFTTLITMVALYTANNFLLETVTLVHVLAVVFSTGFLPVDQFPKWIQPVVAHQPMSYAIEAMRGLSLGGPVRWPMIATLLWAGGITVVCIVPTLVGYRRASTS, via the coding sequence TTGGTGCATCAGGAATCCACCAGCCTGGTGTTGGGCCCGCCGCGGTACCACGAGGGCTCGCCGCGGACGCTGGTGTCCCAGACCTGGGTCCAGACGCGACGGATTCTGCTGCGCTGGGCGCGCGACCTGACGACGGTGATCGAGGCCCTGGTGCTGCCCGTCCTCTTCCTGCTGACGTTGAACATCATTCTCGGCAACGTCATTTCGCAGGTCACCGGTCACAGCGCGCTGTACGGCACGGTTCCGCTGAACGCGCTCGCCGCCACGATCAACGGAGCGGCGATCGGCGCGATCGGCCTCATCGGCGAACGCTCCGATGGCTTGTTGCGCCGGCTGTGGGTGGTGCCCGCGCACCGCGCGTCGGGCGCGCTCTCGCGGCTCGCCGCCGAAATGATTCGGATCATGATCACCACGGCGGTCGTGCTGGGCGTGGGCATGCTGCTGGGCTTCCGCTTTCGGCAGGGCTTGTTCGCGAGCCTGGCCTGGCTCGCCGTTCCGCTGATATTCGGGCTTGCGTTCACGACGCTGATCACGATGGTGGCGCTGTACACCGCCAACAACTTTCTGCTCGAGACGGTCACCCTGGTGCATGTTCTCGCCGTGGTGTTCTCGACCGGTTTCTTGCCGGTGGACCAGTTTCCGAAATGGATACAGCCGGTGGTCGCGCACCAGCCGATGAGCTACGCGATCGAAGCGATGCGCGGCCTGTCGTTGGGCGGCCCGGTGCGGTGGCCGATGATCGCGACACTGTTGTGGGCCGGCGGCATCACCGTCGTGTGCATCGTGCCGACGCTGGTCGGCTATCGACGCGCCAGCACAAGCTGA
- a CDS encoding ATP-binding cassette domain-containing protein, whose protein sequence is MRHARRATDKAVVVDKVRKTFGDFVALHEVSFEVDRGEVLGLLGPNGAGKTTLVDVLSTLSRPDSGRAVVAGYDVVAEPAGVRRSIMLTGQQVAIDDMLSGTENLVMFGRLFGLSKSAARARAKQLIDEFDLAYAAGRRVKTYSGGMRRRIDIACGLVVRPQVVFLDEPTTGLDPRSRQSIWDLVGKFKDAGIATLLTTQYLEEADALADRIVVIDHGRVIAEGTADELKERTGGSYCEIVPRRLADLRAIADVLGPLVPDKIRATLTSDSDRIAIPAPDGANTLVEAVGRLAAASIDVADVALRRPSLDDVFLALTDESPAARTPVATQAVG, encoded by the coding sequence GTGAGGCACGCACGCAGAGCGACTGACAAGGCGGTCGTCGTCGACAAGGTTCGCAAGACCTTCGGCGACTTCGTGGCCTTGCACGAGGTCAGCTTTGAAGTCGATCGCGGCGAGGTGCTCGGCCTGCTCGGGCCGAACGGCGCGGGCAAGACGACGCTCGTCGACGTCTTATCGACCCTGAGCCGGCCGGACAGCGGCCGCGCGGTGGTCGCCGGTTACGACGTCGTCGCCGAGCCGGCCGGGGTGCGCCGATCGATCATGCTCACCGGACAGCAAGTGGCCATCGACGACATGCTCAGCGGGACCGAGAACCTGGTCATGTTCGGTCGGCTGTTCGGATTGAGCAAGTCGGCGGCCCGCGCCCGCGCCAAGCAGCTCATCGACGAATTCGACCTGGCATATGCGGCCGGCCGGCGGGTGAAGACCTACTCCGGCGGCATGCGCCGTCGCATCGACATCGCCTGCGGGCTGGTGGTCCGGCCCCAGGTGGTCTTTCTGGATGAGCCGACGACCGGGCTGGATCCGCGTAGCAGGCAGAGCATTTGGGACCTGGTCGGCAAGTTCAAGGATGCGGGCATCGCCACCCTGCTGACGACGCAGTACCTCGAGGAGGCCGACGCGCTGGCCGACCGGATCGTCGTGATCGACCACGGCCGGGTCATCGCCGAGGGAACGGCCGACGAGCTCAAGGAGCGCACCGGCGGCAGCTACTGCGAGATCGTGCCGCGGCGGCTCGCGGATCTGCGCGCGATCGCTGACGTCCTCGGCCCGCTGGTGCCGGACAAGATCAGGGCGACCCTGACATCGGATTCGGATCGGATCGCCATACCCGCGCCGGACGGTGCCAACACACTCGTCGAAGCCGTCGGGCGACTGGCCGCCGCCAGCATCGACGTGGCCGACGTGGCCCTGCGGCGCCCGTCGCTCGACGACGTATTCCTCGCGCTGACGGACGAATCCCCCGCCGCGCGCACACCCGTCGCGACCCAGGCCGTCGGGTGA
- a CDS encoding ABC transporter permease, which produces MTATTTERHLSTLTQWWVLTTRFIAPTLRNGELIVTVASSVVFTAGFYIPLHQVMGTATKGLSSSYAQYVMPLIALQAITFAAMSTAFRAATDSVQGINRRFRSMPMAPFAPVGARISAAVYRCTISVLVAVICGYVIGFRFHRSAIYIAAFCVLVVAIGSMLSFGADLIGTGTRNPQAMTPLLILPPLIFGLLSTGVQPAQQFPHWIQPMVRNQPVSQFVIALRALAGDAAPYGGSVTWPVMAPTLGWLCGLTVLLVPTSAIVLARRAK; this is translated from the coding sequence GTGACCGCCACCACCACCGAGCGCCACCTGTCCACGCTGACGCAGTGGTGGGTGCTCACCACCCGCTTCATCGCACCGACGTTGCGCAACGGCGAGCTGATCGTGACCGTCGCGTCCTCGGTGGTCTTCACGGCCGGCTTCTACATCCCGCTGCACCAGGTCATGGGCACCGCGACCAAGGGACTGTCCAGCAGCTACGCGCAATACGTGATGCCGTTGATCGCGCTGCAGGCGATCACCTTCGCCGCGATGTCGACGGCGTTTCGGGCCGCGACCGATTCGGTGCAGGGCATCAATCGGCGGTTCAGATCCATGCCGATGGCTCCGTTCGCCCCGGTGGGCGCCCGCATCTCGGCCGCGGTGTACCGGTGCACCATTTCGGTGCTCGTCGCGGTGATCTGTGGCTACGTGATCGGGTTCCGGTTTCACCGCTCGGCGATCTACATCGCCGCCTTTTGCGTGTTGGTGGTGGCGATCGGGTCGATGTTGTCCTTCGGCGCCGACCTGATCGGCACCGGAACCCGCAACCCGCAAGCCATGACGCCGCTGCTCATCCTGCCGCCGTTGATCTTCGGGCTGCTGTCCACCGGAGTCCAACCCGCACAGCAGTTTCCGCACTGGATCCAGCCGATGGTCCGCAACCAGCCGGTGTCCCAGTTCGTGATCGCTTTGCGCGCCCTGGCCGGCGACGCCGCTCCGTACGGCGGATCGGTGACGTGGCCGGTGATGGCACCGACGCTGGGGTGGTTATGCGGGCTGACGGTCTTGCTCGTACCGACATCGGCGATCGTGTTGGCCAGGCGGGCGAAATGA